Proteins found in one Cellulomonas palmilytica genomic segment:
- a CDS encoding peptidase inhibitor family I36 protein encodes MNKGVRVLTAAVLATGLAIPLATASHAGDGLCDSGFACGYDSTSYDGAVFGTAKNLSDWGTQGFANRAESVSVNGAQCKYTVFYRTWHWWDSRPIGKAFTLYSRQLMKKNYRDPNLSNGAGYDSDGSNVNNDIEATEFTGC; translated from the coding sequence ATGAACAAAGGTGTTCGCGTACTCACTGCCGCCGTCCTCGCGACGGGTCTTGCTATCCCGCTCGCTACCGCCTCCCATGCCGGCGACGGGTTGTGTGACTCGGGTTTCGCATGCGGCTACGACTCGACGAGCTACGACGGCGCGGTCTTCGGTACGGCCAAGAACCTCTCCGACTGGGGGACCCAAGGCTTTGCCAATCGCGCCGAGTCGGTCTCGGTCAACGGGGCGCAGTGCAAGTACACGGTCTTCTACCGCACGTGGCACTGGTGGGACAGTCGCCCGATTGGCAAGGCGTTCACGCTGTACAGCCGTCAGCTCATGAAGAAGAACTACCGTGACCCGAACCTGTCGAACGGCGCGGGCTATGACAGTGACGGCAGTAACGTCAACAACGACATCGAGGCCACCGAGTTCACCGGTTGCTGA
- a CDS encoding peptidoglycan-binding domain-containing protein has translation MAVVVAFVVGSQVRSPWEVAVANSHSSPLVTATVEERTLVVAGQDVTGTVTLGRTQDVPAPDGEGVRAVVTATPVAAGDPVAPGAVLVEVSGRPVIGWELPFPMYRDLRGGAEGPDVRAVQQALLDAGHYSGSVDGEYGPATALAVEALYRAAGAEPHEIPAEAVAAARAADQAVADARDAVSSGREGDDLDEGATGGRGAQEALADARQAAADAHTAALTPLPAAETFDLDGADVTLVRVSRVGTVVEPGGPVAQVRSGAASVTARVGVAAADAYTVGAAVSVSAQVGDATVAATVTAVGAFVAEATQDGAPPGYDVTIELPEDAGFEDGTGVVVQAADGDEAAGLAVPLVAVREDSSGTFVLRLPPGLEDPREQDADRVRVTVTTTADGYALVEDTDLTVGDVVVVATSP, from the coding sequence GTGGCCGTGGTCGTCGCGTTCGTCGTCGGGTCGCAGGTGCGCTCGCCGTGGGAGGTCGCGGTGGCGAACTCTCACTCGAGCCCACTGGTGACGGCGACCGTCGAGGAGCGCACGCTCGTCGTGGCCGGGCAGGACGTCACGGGGACCGTCACGCTGGGGCGCACCCAGGACGTCCCCGCGCCCGACGGTGAAGGTGTGCGCGCGGTGGTCACCGCCACGCCCGTCGCCGCGGGGGACCCGGTCGCTCCCGGCGCGGTGCTGGTCGAGGTGTCGGGTCGCCCCGTGATCGGGTGGGAGCTGCCGTTCCCGATGTACCGGGACCTGCGGGGCGGGGCTGAGGGGCCCGACGTCCGGGCGGTGCAGCAGGCGCTCCTCGACGCCGGCCACTACTCCGGGTCGGTCGACGGCGAGTACGGGCCGGCGACCGCGCTCGCGGTCGAGGCGCTGTACCGGGCGGCAGGTGCCGAGCCGCATGAGATCCCTGCCGAGGCGGTCGCTGCGGCCCGAGCCGCTGACCAGGCGGTCGCGGACGCACGCGACGCGGTGTCCTCTGGCCGCGAGGGCGACGACCTCGACGAAGGCGCCACCGGCGGGCGCGGCGCGCAGGAGGCGCTGGCCGACGCCCGTCAGGCGGCCGCGGACGCGCACACGGCAGCGCTCACGCCCTTGCCGGCTGCCGAGACGTTCGACCTGGACGGCGCGGACGTGACGCTGGTGCGTGTGTCCCGGGTCGGAACCGTCGTCGAGCCGGGTGGCCCGGTCGCCCAGGTGCGGTCCGGTGCTGCGAGCGTCACGGCTCGGGTCGGCGTCGCAGCGGCCGACGCGTACACCGTCGGAGCAGCGGTCTCCGTGTCGGCCCAGGTCGGCGACGCGACGGTCGCGGCGACGGTCACGGCGGTCGGCGCGTTCGTCGCCGAGGCGACGCAGGACGGTGCACCACCCGGGTACGACGTCACGATCGAGCTGCCTGAGGATGCGGGGTTCGAGGACGGCACGGGCGTCGTCGTGCAGGCCGCGGACGGCGACGAAGCCGCAGGGCTCGCCGTTCCGCTCGTCGCGGTGCGCGAGGACTCGTCGGGCACGTTCGTCCTGCGTCTGCCTCCTGGTCTGGAGGACCCGCGCGAGCAGGACGCGGACCGGGTGCGGGTCACCGTGACGACGACCGCGGACGGCTATGCGCTGGTCGAGGACACCGATCTGACGGTGGGCGACGTGGTCGTCGTCGCGACGAGCCCGTGA
- a CDS encoding ABC transporter ATP-binding protein, whose translation MTSVLRALDVHKTYRTDPPLPVLAGVDLELAPGERVAVVGRSGSGKSTFLNLVGLLDTPTSGRVELLGQDTGSLSARERDRLRAHTLGFVFQEHHVLGHRTVAENLEIAASIAGTPRTQRRTLVDAALARVGLTGRQQALGRLLSGGEKQRLAVARAVLSGPRLVLADEPTGNLDPENADNVLALFDEQAAAGVAVLVITHDDRIAAWADRTVRLCAGRLEEGARR comes from the coding sequence GTGACCTCCGTCCTGCGTGCGCTCGACGTGCACAAGACGTACCGGACCGACCCGCCCTTGCCTGTCCTGGCGGGCGTGGACCTCGAGCTGGCGCCGGGGGAGCGGGTCGCGGTGGTCGGCCGCTCGGGGTCGGGGAAGTCGACGTTCCTCAACCTCGTCGGGCTCCTGGACACCCCGACGAGCGGGCGGGTCGAGCTCCTCGGGCAGGACACCGGGTCGTTGAGCGCGCGGGAGCGCGACCGGCTGCGCGCGCACACGCTCGGGTTCGTGTTCCAGGAGCACCACGTCCTCGGGCACCGGACCGTGGCGGAGAACCTGGAGATCGCCGCCTCGATCGCAGGGACGCCCCGCACGCAGCGGCGGACGCTCGTCGACGCGGCGCTCGCGCGAGTCGGTCTGACCGGGCGGCAGCAGGCCCTGGGGCGGTTGCTGTCCGGCGGGGAGAAGCAGCGGCTCGCGGTGGCGCGCGCCGTGCTGTCGGGGCCGCGGCTCGTCCTCGCCGACGAACCGACGGGGAACCTCGACCCGGAGAACGCCGACAACGTCCTCGCGCTGTTCGACGAGCAGGCGGCTGCGGGAGTCGCCGTCCTGGTCATCACGCACGACGACCGCATCGCCGCCTGGGCGGACCGCACCGTGCGGCTGTGCGCAGGCCGGCTCGAGGAAGGGGCGCGGCGGTGA
- a CDS encoding ABC transporter permease: MSRWATVRDVLADVAVEMHARRTRTALMIAAVAMSTGTLLSAVGISTVAARQVDADMAASTLDLISVVAASGVQASDDDPLFPADASARVAAVDLVDAAGQRLDPGDVTTVAVTRAERGRPVAGVSVAGLTSGYLDAVRAPHRAAWMLDGDDRIALLGVDAAQALDVPATLDPTGFTIRVNGEPFQVAGFLDDGPDATLSDVVAIPYRVAVGMAGSDVTAAMTVRTAPGAGTVVADVVRLAVRPDAPHDLASSQVVDVSALRTGVSTQLDRLAAWVGALLLALTVLLIGNAMVVSVMSRTSEIGLRRAIGASRSRVAAMFWTEGALSGAVGGVTGSALAAVAVVVVAAVNGWTASLSPVWVLLGPTVGLAAGVVSSLYPALRAAAVEPAQAVRAD, translated from the coding sequence GTGAGCCGCTGGGCGACCGTGCGGGACGTGCTCGCCGACGTCGCCGTCGAGATGCACGCTCGTCGCACGCGGACGGCGCTCATGATCGCGGCGGTCGCGATGAGCACCGGCACGCTCCTGTCGGCCGTCGGGATCTCGACGGTCGCCGCGCGACAGGTCGACGCGGACATGGCGGCCTCCACGCTCGACCTCATCTCGGTCGTCGCGGCCTCGGGCGTGCAGGCCTCGGACGACGACCCGCTGTTCCCCGCGGACGCCTCGGCGCGGGTCGCGGCGGTCGACCTCGTGGACGCAGCCGGGCAGCGGCTCGACCCGGGCGACGTCACGACGGTCGCCGTGACCCGAGCGGAGCGCGGCCGGCCGGTCGCCGGGGTGAGCGTCGCGGGCCTGACCTCCGGCTACCTCGACGCGGTACGGGCTCCCCACCGCGCCGCGTGGATGCTCGACGGAGATGACCGGATCGCCCTGCTCGGCGTGGACGCCGCGCAGGCGCTCGACGTGCCGGCCACCCTCGACCCCACGGGGTTCACGATCCGCGTGAACGGCGAGCCGTTCCAGGTCGCGGGGTTCCTCGACGACGGCCCCGATGCGACGCTCTCGGACGTCGTCGCGATCCCCTACCGGGTGGCGGTCGGCATGGCCGGAAGTGACGTCACGGCCGCGATGACAGTGCGGACGGCACCGGGCGCGGGCACCGTCGTCGCGGACGTCGTGCGGCTCGCAGTGCGCCCGGACGCACCGCACGACCTCGCGTCGTCGCAGGTCGTCGACGTCTCCGCGCTCCGCACCGGGGTCTCGACACAGCTCGACCGGCTCGCCGCCTGGGTGGGCGCGCTGCTGCTCGCGCTGACCGTCCTGCTCATCGGGAACGCGATGGTCGTCTCCGTCATGTCCCGCACGAGCGAGATCGGGCTGCGCCGTGCGATCGGCGCGTCACGCTCACGGGTCGCGGCGATGTTCTGGACCGAGGGCGCGCTGAGCGGTGCGGTCGGCGGGGTCACCGGCAGCGCGCTGGCGGCCGTCGCCGTCGTCGTCGTGGCCGCGGTGAACGGGTGGACGGCGTCCCTGAGCCCGGTCTGGGTGCTCCTCGGCCCGACGGTCGGCCTGGCCGCCGGCGTGGTCTCGTCGCTCTACCCGGCCCTGCGCGCCGCCGCGGTCGAACCGGCGCAGGCGGTCCGCGCCGACTAG
- a CDS encoding sugar O-acetyltransferase: MDLDAQRRHMLTGATYDDLTPELVAAREQAVLATDRYNAAFGRPAPERLALLRALLAAAGEGAHLEPTFRCEFGFNISVGRNFYANFDCVMLDGGGISIGDDVLLGPRVGIFTSNHALDPAERAAGACYARPVTIGSRVWVGGQVTINPGVTIGDGAVIGSGSVVTRDVPANTVAAGVPARVLRPITNADRTGYTPTHL, from the coding sequence ATGGACCTCGACGCGCAGCGCCGCCACATGCTCACCGGCGCGACGTACGACGACCTCACCCCCGAGCTCGTCGCCGCTCGCGAGCAGGCCGTGCTCGCCACCGACCGGTACAACGCCGCGTTCGGCCGGCCCGCGCCCGAGCGCCTCGCGCTGCTGCGCGCCCTGCTCGCCGCCGCGGGTGAGGGCGCCCACCTCGAGCCCACGTTCCGGTGCGAGTTCGGGTTCAACATCAGCGTCGGCCGGAACTTCTACGCCAACTTCGACTGCGTGATGCTCGACGGCGGCGGCATCAGCATCGGCGACGACGTGCTGCTCGGCCCGCGCGTCGGCATCTTCACCTCCAACCACGCGCTCGACCCCGCCGAGCGCGCCGCGGGCGCCTGCTACGCGCGGCCCGTGACGATCGGCTCGCGCGTGTGGGTGGGCGGGCAGGTCACCATCAACCCGGGCGTGACGATCGGGGACGGCGCCGTGATCGGCTCGGGCAGCGTCGTCACGCGCGACGTCCCGGCGAACACCGTCGCCGCCGGAGTCCCCGCGCGCGTCCTGCGCCCCATCACGAACGCCGACCGCACGGGCTACACCCCCACCCACCTCTGA
- a CDS encoding ribokinase: MGVSQGHRPGAGATDVVVVGSVNADLVVRVDRHPSPGETLLGTSSVTLPGGKGANQAVAAARQGARVAIVGAVGDDPYAHVALSALRAADVDLTHVAQVTGATGLAVVTLAASGENTIVVVPGANAQVTESSVATATEVVAAAAVCVMQLEIPLPTVEHAARLAHHHGTRVLLNAAPATALPRAVLRLADPLVVNEHEAAVLLGRVHDSPAAAAHELTGLGARSAIVTLGAAGLVGHDDDGAFSLPAPAVTAVDTTGAGDAFVGALAAGLAAGQPLRAASAHATRVAAYSVTRLGAQPSYPGPADPLP; encoded by the coding sequence ATGGGTGTGAGCCAGGGGCACCGGCCCGGAGCGGGGGCCACCGACGTCGTCGTCGTGGGGTCCGTCAACGCGGACCTCGTCGTGCGGGTCGACCGGCACCCCTCGCCCGGCGAGACGCTGCTCGGGACCTCGTCCGTGACGCTGCCCGGCGGCAAGGGGGCCAACCAGGCCGTCGCCGCCGCACGCCAGGGCGCGCGCGTCGCGATCGTCGGGGCCGTCGGCGACGACCCGTACGCGCACGTCGCGCTGTCCGCGCTGCGCGCGGCCGACGTCGACCTCACGCACGTCGCGCAGGTGACCGGAGCGACCGGGCTGGCCGTCGTCACGCTCGCCGCCTCGGGCGAGAACACGATCGTCGTCGTCCCGGGCGCGAACGCGCAGGTCACGGAGTCGTCCGTGGCGACCGCGACCGAGGTCGTCGCCGCGGCCGCGGTGTGCGTGATGCAGCTCGAGATCCCGCTGCCGACCGTCGAGCACGCCGCCCGGCTCGCGCACCACCACGGCACGCGCGTGCTGCTCAACGCCGCACCCGCCACCGCCCTGCCGCGCGCGGTGCTGCGCCTCGCCGACCCGCTCGTCGTCAACGAGCACGAGGCCGCCGTCCTGCTCGGCCGCGTCCACGACTCCCCCGCAGCCGCCGCGCACGAGCTCACCGGCCTCGGCGCCCGGTCGGCGATCGTCACGCTCGGGGCGGCCGGGCTCGTCGGGCACGACGACGACGGCGCCTTCTCGCTGCCCGCACCCGCGGTCACGGCGGTGGACACCACCGGCGCGGGCGACGCGTTCGTCGGCGCCCTGGCCGCCGGCCTCGCGGCCGGTCAGCCCCTGCGCGCGGCGTCCGCGCACGCCACGCGCGTCGCGGCATACTCGGTGACCCGCCTCGGCGCGCAGCCGTCCTACCCGGGACCGGCCGACCCGCTGCCCTGA
- a CDS encoding glycoside hydrolase family 43 protein codes for MPSRPVIPGFHPDPSVCRVGETYYLACSSFEYAPGVPVFTSDDLLSWTPVGHALHTPEQLKVADANPSGGIYAPTLRHHDGRFWMITTNVSDGPGHLLVTAEDPAGPWSAPVRIEGAGGIDPDIAWDDDGTCYLTWCDQGLRQAVLDPATGALLTEPRLVWEGTGGEHVEGPHLYRVDGRWYLMAAEGGTAAGHMETIARGPSPSGPWEPCPHNPVLTARSTGAVVRSTGHADLVQRPDGSWAMVFLGVRPRGYFPAFHVRGRETYAVQIDWVDGWPVVGEPIEPDEVAPVREHGPADSWVGAHVFPEQVLRRAGDVWELSAQPAGRTFVGRRQEHETVLAHARVEAGPGVVGGLEVRMDPLHAVTLEVEGSRVRAVARVGTLTSVLGEADVDDDALLEVAVRPSPKGRFDIRRGPDEIVATVEDAQGRRELGRLDGRYLSTEVAGGFTGRMVGVVAERGTLVVRSFEYRGHDEPMGPDWYL; via the coding sequence ATGCCGTCGCGTCCCGTGATCCCGGGGTTCCACCCCGACCCCTCCGTGTGCCGGGTGGGGGAGACCTACTACCTGGCGTGCTCGAGCTTCGAGTACGCACCGGGGGTGCCGGTCTTCACCTCCGACGACCTGCTGTCGTGGACGCCGGTCGGCCACGCGCTGCACACCCCGGAGCAGCTGAAGGTGGCGGACGCGAACCCGTCGGGCGGCATCTACGCCCCGACGCTGCGTCACCACGACGGCCGGTTCTGGATGATCACGACGAACGTGTCGGACGGTCCGGGCCACCTGCTGGTCACGGCGGAGGACCCGGCGGGCCCGTGGAGCGCGCCGGTGCGGATCGAGGGTGCGGGCGGGATCGACCCGGACATCGCGTGGGACGACGACGGCACGTGCTACCTCACGTGGTGCGACCAGGGCCTGCGCCAGGCGGTGCTGGACCCGGCGACGGGTGCGCTGCTCACGGAGCCGCGCCTGGTGTGGGAGGGCACGGGCGGCGAGCACGTCGAGGGCCCGCACCTGTACCGGGTGGACGGCCGGTGGTACCTGATGGCCGCGGAGGGCGGCACGGCCGCGGGGCACATGGAGACGATCGCGCGCGGCCCGTCGCCGTCGGGCCCGTGGGAGCCGTGCCCGCACAACCCGGTCCTGACCGCGCGCAGCACGGGCGCGGTGGTGCGCAGCACGGGCCACGCGGACCTGGTGCAGCGGCCGGACGGGTCGTGGGCGATGGTGTTCCTGGGTGTGCGGCCGCGCGGCTACTTCCCGGCGTTCCACGTGCGGGGTCGCGAGACGTACGCGGTGCAGATCGACTGGGTCGACGGCTGGCCGGTGGTCGGGGAGCCGATCGAGCCCGACGAGGTCGCGCCGGTCCGCGAGCACGGTCCGGCGGACTCGTGGGTGGGTGCGCACGTGTTCCCCGAGCAGGTGCTGCGCCGCGCGGGCGACGTGTGGGAGCTGTCGGCGCAGCCGGCGGGGCGCACGTTCGTCGGGCGGCGGCAGGAGCACGAGACGGTGCTCGCGCACGCGCGCGTCGAGGCCGGGCCGGGTGTGGTCGGCGGGCTCGAGGTGCGCATGGACCCGCTGCACGCGGTGACGCTCGAGGTCGAGGGCTCGCGGGTGCGCGCGGTCGCGCGAGTGGGGACGCTGACGTCGGTGCTCGGCGAGGCGGACGTGGACGACGACGCGCTGCTGGAGGTCGCGGTGCGCCCGTCGCCGAAGGGCCGGTTCGACATCCGTCGCGGGCCCGACGAGATCGTCGCGACGGTCGAGGACGCGCAGGGCCGCCGTGAGCTCGGCCGGCTCGACGGGCGTTACCTGTCGACCGAGGTCGCGGGCGGTTTCACGGGTCGCATGGTGGGGGTGGTCGCGGAGCGCGGCACGCTCGTCGTGCGGTCGTTCGAATACCGGGGTCACGACGAGCCGATGGGCCCCGACTGGTACCTGTGA
- a CDS encoding LacI family DNA-binding transcriptional regulator: protein MPDDRLAPPASGRGTRRPTSRDVAEAAGVSRATVGFVLNRTPSQTISEPTRRAVLDASRRLGYVPSAAARALRSGRSRLVLLLTPPWVRTETLSDFTRSVTTELAALGYVTVTHVTSTSSAADVLAAMTPAAVVSLAPLDADDEAHLDVQHIPYVPAYLADYPGNPRTLTIAQQDIGGTQAGHLLSRGYERLVFVEPAESGYAGRADGRWAGVSDVAGAAVERFVADDRLAALARQWRESDERVGVCAFDDGTALPVLAALRDAGVDVPGQVGVIGVDDSSAARYACPPLTSVRLDLATEAHGLARRIVAVVAGDEPPATARTGTPTLVVKRGSS from the coding sequence ATGCCCGACGACCGCCTCGCCCCGCCCGCGTCAGGCCGTGGAACCCGCCGTCCCACGAGTCGAGACGTCGCGGAGGCCGCCGGGGTCTCGCGCGCCACGGTCGGGTTCGTCCTCAACCGCACGCCGTCCCAGACGATCTCCGAGCCGACCCGCCGCGCCGTGCTCGACGCCTCCCGTCGGCTCGGCTACGTCCCGTCCGCCGCCGCCCGCGCGCTGCGCTCCGGCCGCTCGCGGCTCGTCCTGCTGCTCACGCCACCGTGGGTGCGCACCGAGACGCTGTCGGACTTCACGCGATCCGTGACCACCGAGCTCGCCGCGCTCGGGTACGTCACCGTCACGCACGTCACCAGCACCTCGTCGGCCGCCGACGTGCTCGCCGCGATGACGCCCGCGGCCGTCGTCTCCCTCGCGCCGCTCGACGCCGACGACGAGGCGCACCTCGACGTGCAGCACATCCCGTACGTGCCCGCCTACCTCGCCGACTACCCCGGCAACCCCCGCACGCTGACCATCGCGCAGCAGGACATCGGCGGCACGCAGGCCGGCCACCTGCTGTCCCGCGGGTACGAGCGCCTCGTGTTCGTCGAGCCCGCCGAGAGCGGGTACGCCGGGCGCGCCGACGGCCGGTGGGCGGGGGTCAGCGACGTCGCCGGGGCCGCCGTCGAGCGGTTCGTCGCCGACGACCGCCTGGCCGCGCTCGCGCGGCAGTGGCGCGAGTCCGACGAGCGCGTCGGCGTGTGCGCGTTCGACGACGGGACCGCGCTGCCCGTGCTCGCGGCGCTGCGCGACGCGGGCGTCGACGTGCCCGGGCAGGTGGGTGTCATCGGCGTCGACGACTCGTCCGCCGCGCGGTACGCGTGCCCGCCCCTGACGAGCGTGCGCCTCGACCTGGCGACCGAGGCGCACGGGCTCGCACGACGCATCGTCGCCGTCGTCGCCGGCGACGAGCCGCCCGCCACCGCGCGGACCGGGACGCCGACGCTCGTCGTCAAGCGCGGCTCGTCCTGA
- a CDS encoding dihydrodipicolinate synthase family protein produces MKVGRADGVVPGLGNVDAAAYVRLWDLAGEGRWDEVREVQDRIAALFEIVFQPQGRSGDAAGVGAFKAACEEQGLIATRTTAFPVRPLDDETAAKVAAIVRESGLVRV; encoded by the coding sequence GTGAAGGTCGGGCGGGCGGACGGCGTGGTCCCGGGTCTCGGCAACGTCGACGCGGCCGCCTACGTGCGGCTGTGGGACCTCGCGGGCGAGGGCCGCTGGGACGAGGTGCGCGAGGTGCAGGACCGCATCGCCGCGCTGTTCGAGATCGTGTTCCAGCCGCAGGGTCGCTCGGGCGACGCCGCGGGCGTGGGTGCGTTCAAGGCCGCGTGCGAGGAGCAGGGCCTGATCGCCACGCGCACGACCGCGTTCCCGGTGCGCCCGCTGGACGACGAGACCGCGGCGAAGGTCGCGGCGATCGTCCGCGAGTCCGGCCTGGTCCGTGTCTGA
- a CDS encoding ROK family protein, with product MSDLHDQPQVSHADDEPTPLVVGVDVGGTKIAAATVDRAGRLGPLVQRPTNAARGPQAVLDAVAEAVHAVVADDPRPLAAVGIGTAGVVDVTRGVIVSATSTFPHWVGTRVRDEVALRLRAASRTEAGPAVHVENDVDAHAAGESWLGAARGASSALLVAVGTGVGGAVVLDGRTWRGAHHVAGEIAHVPVPGAELLPCTCGRAGHLEAIGAGPAIHRRYLALGGDPASPDTRDVVARAEAGEPLAARVVHDAATVVGRAIAGVASVLDPEVVVVSGGVAQARGTWWQALQDAVRAEVVDALADLPVRLAELGGAAPVVGAARGAWALL from the coding sequence GTGTCTGACCTGCACGACCAGCCGCAGGTGTCGCACGCCGACGACGAGCCCACCCCGCTCGTCGTCGGCGTCGACGTCGGCGGCACCAAGATCGCCGCGGCGACGGTCGACCGGGCCGGCCGCCTGGGGCCGCTCGTGCAGCGCCCGACGAACGCGGCGCGCGGCCCGCAGGCCGTGCTGGACGCGGTCGCCGAGGCCGTGCACGCGGTCGTCGCGGACGACCCCCGGCCGCTCGCCGCGGTCGGCATCGGGACGGCCGGCGTGGTGGACGTGACGCGCGGCGTCATCGTGTCGGCCACCTCGACGTTCCCGCACTGGGTCGGCACGCGCGTGCGCGACGAGGTCGCGCTGCGGCTGCGGGCGGCGTCCCGCACCGAGGCGGGGCCGGCGGTGCACGTGGAGAACGACGTGGACGCGCACGCCGCGGGGGAGTCGTGGCTCGGTGCCGCGCGGGGCGCGTCGTCGGCGCTGCTCGTCGCGGTCGGCACGGGAGTCGGCGGTGCCGTGGTGCTCGACGGCCGCACGTGGCGCGGTGCGCACCATGTCGCGGGCGAGATCGCGCACGTGCCCGTGCCCGGTGCCGAGCTGCTGCCGTGCACGTGCGGCCGCGCGGGGCACCTCGAGGCGATCGGCGCGGGCCCTGCGATCCACCGGCGCTACCTCGCGCTCGGCGGGGACCCGGCGAGCCCGGACACGCGCGACGTCGTGGCGCGCGCCGAGGCGGGCGAGCCGCTCGCGGCGCGCGTGGTGCACGACGCCGCGACGGTCGTGGGGCGTGCCATCGCGGGCGTCGCGAGCGTGCTGGACCCCGAGGTCGTCGTCGTGAGCGGCGGCGTCGCGCAGGCGCGCGGCACGTGGTGGCAGGCGCTGCAGGACGCGGTGCGCGCGGAGGTGGTCGACGCGCTCGCCGACCTGCCGGTGCGGCTCGCGGAGCTGGGCGGTGCGGCGCCGGTGGTCGGCGCGGCCCGCGGCGCGTGGGCGCTGCTCTGA
- a CDS encoding N-acetylmannosamine-6-phosphate 2-epimerase gives MDEHEAARRGVLETMRGGLVVSCQAYPGEPMRDPRTTLQVAQSVVRGGAVGVRVQGLEDVRAVAGVLGVPVVGLWKDGDDPVFITPTLEHALAVAEAGADVVALDGTRRPRPDGLSLRATIAALRERHPDVAVMADCGSLDDALAAQEAGADCVGTTLAGYTGERPRTDGPDLELVAQVVAACSVPVVVEGRVHTPAHAAQALALGASSVCVGTAITHPTTITSWFVEAVTGEPVPGLGH, from the coding sequence ATGGACGAGCACGAGGCCGCACGGCGCGGCGTGCTGGAGACGATGCGCGGCGGCCTGGTCGTCTCGTGCCAGGCGTACCCGGGCGAGCCGATGCGCGACCCGCGCACGACCCTGCAGGTCGCGCAGTCGGTGGTGCGAGGCGGGGCCGTGGGCGTGCGCGTGCAGGGGCTCGAGGACGTCCGCGCGGTCGCGGGCGTGCTGGGCGTGCCCGTCGTGGGGCTGTGGAAGGACGGCGACGACCCCGTCTTCATCACCCCGACGCTCGAGCACGCGCTGGCGGTCGCGGAGGCGGGTGCCGACGTGGTCGCCCTCGACGGCACGCGCCGCCCGCGCCCGGACGGTCTGTCCCTGCGCGCGACGATCGCGGCGCTGCGCGAGCGGCACCCGGACGTCGCCGTCATGGCGGACTGCGGCTCGCTCGACGACGCGCTGGCGGCGCAGGAGGCGGGCGCGGACTGCGTCGGCACGACGCTCGCGGGCTACACGGGGGAGCGGCCGAGGACGGACGGGCCGGACCTCGAGCTCGTCGCGCAGGTCGTCGCGGCGTGCTCGGTGCCGGTCGTCGTCGAGGGCCGCGTGCACACGCCCGCGCACGCCGCGCAGGCGCTCGCGCTGGGGGCGTCGTCGGTGTGCGTGGGGACGGCCATCACGCACCCGACGACGATCACGTCGTGGTTCGTCGAGGCGGTCACGGGTGAGCCCGTCCCGGGCCTGGGCCACTGA
- the nagB gene encoding glucosamine-6-phosphate deaminase produces the protein MEVVITEHEADRVGPVADRIEALLAANPAAVLGFATGSSPLPLYTELIARHRAGRISFAQATAFTLDEYVGLPDEHPERYRHVIERELTSHIDIDPARVHGPDGNAADLPAACAAYEDAIAAAGGVDLQILGIGSDGHVAFNEPGSSFASRTRIKTLTAQTRLDNARFFDDDLDAVPHHCLTQGLGTIMAARHLVLFATGSGKAEAVAQLVEGPVSALWPATILQHHPHVTVLVDTAAASRLRLSDYYREVYANKPDWQRV, from the coding sequence ATGGAAGTCGTCATCACCGAGCACGAGGCCGACCGCGTCGGACCCGTCGCCGACCGCATCGAGGCGCTGCTCGCCGCGAACCCCGCCGCCGTGCTGGGCTTCGCGACCGGGTCGAGCCCGCTGCCGCTGTACACCGAGCTCATCGCGCGGCACCGCGCCGGCCGCATCTCGTTCGCGCAGGCCACCGCGTTCACGCTCGACGAGTACGTCGGCCTGCCCGACGAGCACCCCGAGCGGTACCGCCACGTCATCGAGCGCGAGCTCACCTCGCACATCGACATCGACCCCGCACGCGTGCACGGCCCCGACGGCAACGCCGCCGACCTGCCCGCCGCGTGCGCCGCGTACGAGGACGCGATCGCCGCCGCCGGCGGGGTCGACCTGCAGATCCTCGGCATCGGCTCCGACGGGCACGTCGCGTTCAACGAGCCCGGCTCGTCGTTCGCGTCGCGCACGCGCATCAAGACGCTCACCGCGCAGACCCGCCTCGACAACGCCCGGTTCTTCGACGACGACCTCGACGCCGTGCCGCACCACTGCCTCACGCAGGGCCTCGGCACGATCATGGCCGCACGCCACCTGGTGCTGTTCGCGACCGGCTCGGGCAAGGCCGAGGCCGTCGCGCAGCTCGTCGAGGGGCCCGTGTCCGCGCTGTGGCCGGCCACGATCCTGCAGCACCACCCGCACGTCACCGTCCTGGTCGACACCGCCGCCGCCTCGCGCCTGCGCCTGTCCGACTACTACCGCGAGGTCTACGCGAACAAGCCGGACTGGCAGCGCGTCTGA